The following nucleotide sequence is from Psychroserpens sp. Hel_I_66.
GTACATGGTTTCATTGGACGGGAATAACGCCTGCACTCTGTGAAGGAGGTTATCTTACCCTAAAAGAAGGATTGATTCTGGCTCAAAAAAGGGGAGTTGAGGTATCGGTTGATCCTACATATAGAAATGGTTTGTGGATGTATGGAGCAAAACCAAAAGAAACTTTGTCAGATTTATTAAGCTATTCCAATATTTTTATAGGTGGTGTAAATGAAATGAATGAAATTTTAGACACTAAGTATAATTATTCTAATGAAGATTTCATCAAGGCGAGTAAAGAATTAATAAATAGATTTCCTTCAATAAAAAAGACCTTTGATAAAATTAGAACACCTATAAATGCGTCTTGGCATAAAATACGATCCCGAATGTGGAATGGCAATGAGTTTAGAGAAACTACAGATTTAGATATCACTCACATCGTTGATAGAATTGGGACTGGAGATGCTTTTGCTGGCGGATTGATTTATGGACTTCAAAACTTCGATGACTATAAAGCTATGGAGTTTGCCTCTGCTGCCAGTGCATTAAAACACACCTATGAAGGTGATGTCAATTTTTCTTCGGTTAGTGAAGTCATGAATATTTTAGATGGTAATACCTCAGGTAGATTCAATCGATAAATTTATTCAGAAGATGCTCTTACAATTAATTGAGCGTCAAGAATAATCTTATTTAAAGTCTGTTTTACCGTAGGTTTTTTAATGCGTTCTAAAAATGTTTCAGCAGCAAGTTTGCCAATTTTTGAGCTGTGTTGATCAATACTGGTAATGCCAGGAGTGACCAACGAGGTAAATGGCTCGTTCCCAAAACCAACAAGTTTGATATCTTCAGGAACTTTAACATGTTGTTCATTCAGTACTTGTAATGCTCCCAGTGCAGCATAATCACTAGATACATAGACAGCGTCTGGTCTAACTTCTAGTTTTAATAATTCGGTCATTTTTAAACGTCCATCTTCCAAAGTTAAATCGCTTTCAACAAGTAAATTGTCGTCAAGAGGGAGGTCATTTGCTTTAATAGCGTCCACATAGCCTCGAATTCTATTATTAAAAATTCTAGTACGCTTAAAACCACCAATATGCGCAATACGCTTACACCCTTTTGAAATGAGATGTTCAACA
It contains:
- a CDS encoding sugar kinase, producing the protein MNQTVTFGEVLMRLSPEGNKKFIQSNSLEFYFGGTEVNVAISIANFGGKVRHISSISNDFIGDTAISYLRKFGVSTSSIVRSKRPLGVYFLEVGAVMRPSSISYNRSHSSFSEIKPDMVDWDKSLKNCTWFHWTGITPALCEGGYLTLKEGLILAQKRGVEVSVDPTYRNGLWMYGAKPKETLSDLLSYSNIFIGGVNEMNEILDTKYNYSNEDFIKASKELINRFPSIKKTFDKIRTPINASWHKIRSRMWNGNEFRETTDLDITHIVDRIGTGDAFAGGLIYGLQNFDDYKAMEFASAASALKHTYEGDVNFSSVSEVMNILDGNTSGRFNR